GCATTGTTTCTAAATCCTAAGCCAAGTACAACAAGCTAAGTATAATGCGTTATATACAGAACTACGATTGACGCTTATCCTTTTGCTTGTTTCCTTTTTCAAGTGGGAATCTTTGTTTATCCAAGCGATGAATCTCTACGATTTGTGAATCGTGTACCACAATCTGTACTGAGCCATACTCCAATCCTGATAAAGCTTCGGTTATTCTGTTATACGTTTCGTGAGGGATTGTACTAGTTTCATTTTTAGGCATGGTTTCTCCTCCTCCACTATGATGTTCAGAGGCGTTTTTTTTTAAATAAAAAACGACCTCTGATAAGAGGTCGACGCTTATAAGTTTATTTTTAGTCCGACCTCTCATCTTTCAGAACCAAGCGTTCTGCTGGATTTGGCACCTTTTGTGTGGACTGTCAATCGAGAAGCCACACAATGGTTGCCGAGGTATCATAGGGCCAGTTCCCTCAACCTCTCTTGATAAGAGTTCTTAATGAATATGTGATTTTCAATTTGTAATTTTAACCAATTATACTCCTGACTTGAGGTCTCGTCAATGTATTTTTTAATTTATTTTTAATTTTTCTACACTTGATGTTAAACGCGCTTGTATTTGATCCTCTATCCATAAACTTATGAGCGGATGAGGTAGAATCGCTCTCCCTCGGACGTAACGCACCGACTGTAAACGACTTGGGATCACATGAGAGGTGAAGTAACCCTCAGCGATAAAAAGAGGTAAAACCACCATGGGAGCTTCTTGATTGACCTCTTCCAGGGATCGGATTTTACTTGGCAGTTGATCAGGAAGTAAGGTGGCATAGCTTACGTGCTCTAGACCTGTCTCTTTTTTCAACTGTCGCACGATGCTTGCTAAAACCGTTTGCCACTTTGTCAGCCAATGAGCCTTATCACTGCCATGAGCGACGAGCAATACAGGCTGATGGCTACTTTGCATCACCTGCCCTAGGCGCTGACGGAGGATGGACACTAGATTAGGATGATCATCAATCGGAGGACACCACTGTATTCTGGCATTCGTCCGTACTCTGGGGACGTCTGTTGGTCTTACACACCGCCGATTGATTCCAAGTATATATTGGATCTCCGCGAGATGCGTACTCCCTGAACAAACGAATAGCGGAACAACGATAATGTCTTGCACCCCTTGTTGTTCAAGTTTTTGCACACCTTCGGCGATGCTTCTCTCCTCAACAAGCTCCAAATAGCTGATCACCATCGGAATGGGTGATCGCACCCGCCGACAAAGCCGGTCAATTTGCTTAACCCAGTTCGGATTGCGTGAGCCGTGAGCGATGATGAGCACCCCTTGCCTTAAATCACCGCGAGACAAGCGTAGATTTGAATACATCCCACTCATGATAGACTCCTTTTGGTTCTTTTAACTGCTGTTCGGTAAATTGTAAAGCCTCACTAACTGTGGGAAAACGGCCACAGAAATAGTAACGCACCGCTGTGTTAAAAAGCACTTGGGCTCGAAAGTCGGCAATGTCTGCTGATGTATCCCCTTTTAAAATGCGCTGAATGATTTCAATTTGTTGTTCGAGATTTAACGTCTCTCGTGAACGATCTCTTTTGCGCTTAAGCCCGTAATCTTCAGGATCAATTTCCAATGCGTGAACCTCTTCGGGGGTCACCTTATAGTAGAAGCTCTTTCGATGTAAGGGGAGATCCTCTGAGCCTTCCACTCCCTGAACGATATATGCTTCCCGATAACCTAAAGCTCTCACGAGTGCCACATGTAAGTCGATGACAGTACGGTGAAAAACGCCGACGATTAACGTATGCGCCTGTGTGATATTAAGTAATTTCTCAACCGTGTTCAGAAATGTACGCACCCCGATTTCTTCTCGAATATGACGAATCTGGGCAAGTGGGGCACACAAGTGCTCTGTGAGCGCAAAACCCATGTTCGTCTCCTTCAATTGTTGATTGAGATCCTGTAATGTCTCCGACGTTGGCAACCCTAAGCCTTGGGCCATATCAGCCAACGATACACCCCACTTAGGAGGTAAACTTGGACTACTATGCGTATAGACCGGCACCCCACTCTGGGCCATTAAGATAGCTGAGGGAAGGGTAGCTGCAAACGTATGGCGCCCCGTATAAGGACCCGCTAAGTCTATGATTGGTTTAGAATGAAAATTTGTTGCCAATGTCTGTGCATTGGCGTTATTCATGATAGGGGCTCTCAGTCGTTTACAAAAAGCGAGCACCTCATCCACCGACTCCGTTTTCAGGCGTTGTGCGACGAGGAACGCCCCAATTTGCGCGTCCGTTGCTTCACCTGAGATGATACGTTCCGCTACTGATTCAGCCTGAGCATACGTCAAGTCTTTTGAACCTTTCTTTCCCCTGGCTACGATTTTTAACCATTGCTCCATGTTCAGTTCCCCCTTAGCCTACATGCTCAAGTCATCACGCCATCATTGCCTTTTCTACGCTTAGGCCATTGATATGTTAGTGGTTAGGACGCTTCTACTCCGATGGCAAGGATATCGTCTAGTTTTTGCTGGAGATGTGCCACTCCTACGCGTTGCACAAAGGCATAAAAGTCCTCACCGACATGCTTGTGTGCACTGAAGTAAGTGAGGAAATCTTCTAATACACGACCAATGGCCTCTCCGGGTATCTTCCCTTTT
The genomic region above belongs to Caldalkalibacillus salinus and contains:
- a CDS encoding YezD family protein, with product MPKNETSTIPHETYNRITEALSGLEYGSVQIVVHDSQIVEIHRLDKQRFPLEKGNKQKDKRQS
- a CDS encoding sirohydrochlorin chelatase, giving the protein MSGMYSNLRLSRGDLRQGVLIIAHGSRNPNWVKQIDRLCRRVRSPIPMVISYLELVEERSIAEGVQKLEQQGVQDIIVVPLFVCSGSTHLAEIQYILGINRRCVRPTDVPRVRTNARIQWCPPIDDHPNLVSILRQRLGQVMQSSHQPVLLVAHGSDKAHWLTKWQTVLASIVRQLKKETGLEHVSYATLLPDQLPSKIRSLEEVNQEAPMVVLPLFIAEGYFTSHVIPSRLQSVRYVRGRAILPHPLISLWIEDQIQARLTSSVEKLKIN
- a CDS encoding anthranilate phosphoribosyltransferase — encoded protein: MEQWLKIVARGKKGSKDLTYAQAESVAERIISGEATDAQIGAFLVAQRLKTESVDEVLAFCKRLRAPIMNNANAQTLATNFHSKPIIDLAGPYTGRHTFAATLPSAILMAQSGVPVYTHSSPSLPPKWGVSLADMAQGLGLPTSETLQDLNQQLKETNMGFALTEHLCAPLAQIRHIREEIGVRTFLNTVEKLLNITQAHTLIVGVFHRTVIDLHVALVRALGYREAYIVQGVEGSEDLPLHRKSFYYKVTPEEVHALEIDPEDYGLKRKRDRSRETLNLEQQIEIIQRILKGDTSADIADFRAQVLFNTAVRYYFCGRFPTVSEALQFTEQQLKEPKGVYHEWDVFKSTLVSR